From the Acidobacteriota bacterium genome, one window contains:
- the infA gene encoding translation initiation factor IF-1, producing MPRQDMFEAEGVVLETLPNAMFRVELQNKHVILAHISGKMRKHFIRILPGDRVLLELSPYDLTKGRITYRFK from the coding sequence ATGCCTAGACAGGACATGTTCGAAGCCGAGGGCGTGGTCCTGGAGACCCTGCCGAACGCCATGTTCCGGGTGGAGCTCCAGAACAAGCACGTCATCCTGGCCCACATCTCCGGCAAGATGCGCAAGCACTTCATCCGCATCCTGCCCGGCGACCGGGTCCTCCTCGAGCTGTCGCCCTACGACCTGACCAAGGGCCGGATCACCTATCGATTCAAATAA
- the rpmJ gene encoding 50S ribosomal protein L36 yields MKVKASVKKICRNCKIVRRKGVVRVICSNPRHKQKQG; encoded by the coding sequence ATGAAAGTCAAAGCCTCCGTGAAGAAGATCTGCCGGAACTGCAAGATCGTCCGGCGCAAGGGCGTGGTGCGGGTCATCTGCTCCAACCCGAGGCACAAACAAAAACAGGGATAA
- the rpsM gene encoding 30S ribosomal protein S13 → MARIAGITLPPDKRIEIGLTYIYGIGRSKSRQLLDEAKIDKNKKVKALTEDEVNKIRQIIEKREKIEGDLRKEVTMNIKRLVDIGCYRGLRHKKKLPVRGQRTKTNARTRKGVKGQRIKKLKEAKKA, encoded by the coding sequence ATGGCACGAATCGCAGGCATCACCCTCCCGCCGGACAAGCGCATCGAGATCGGCCTGACCTACATCTATGGGATCGGCCGGTCCAAGAGCCGCCAGCTCCTCGACGAGGCCAAGATCGACAAGAACAAGAAGGTCAAGGCCCTGACCGAGGACGAGGTCAACAAGATCCGGCAGATCATCGAGAAACGGGAGAAGATCGAGGGCGACCTCCGCAAGGAGGTCACCATGAACATCAAGCGGCTGGTCGACATCGGCTGCTACCGCGGCCTCCGGCACAAGAAGAAACTGCCGGTCCGGGGCCAGCGGACCAAGACCAACGCCCGGACCCGCAAGGGGGTCAAGGGGCAGCGGATCAAGAAGCTCAAAGAAGCGAAGAAAGCGTAA
- the rpsK gene encoding 30S ribosomal protein S11: protein MPPKTTAKKKKARREIGFGVAHIQSTFNNTIITITDHVGATVVWASGGTSGMKGARKGTPFAAQLAAKDAATKAREYGVRYVDVRLKGPGAGRESSIRAMQAAGLEIKSIKDVTPIPHNGCRVRRRRRV from the coding sequence ATGCCGCCAAAAACCACTGCCAAGAAGAAGAAAGCCCGCCGCGAGATCGGGTTCGGGGTGGCCCACATCCAGTCCACCTTCAACAACACGATCATCACCATCACCGACCATGTCGGCGCCACGGTCGTCTGGGCCAGCGGCGGCACGTCGGGGATGAAGGGCGCCCGCAAGGGCACGCCCTTCGCCGCCCAGCTCGCGGCCAAGGACGCCGCGACCAAGGCCCGGGAGTACGGCGTCCGCTACGTCGACGTCCGGCTCAAGGGCCCCGGCGCCGGGCGCGAGTCGTCCATCCGGGCCATGCAAGCCGCCGGCCTGGAGATCAAGTCCATCAAGGACGTGACGCCCATCCCGCACAACGGGTGCCGCGTCCGCCGCCGCCGGCGGGTCTGA
- the rpsD gene encoding 30S ribosomal protein S4: MAKYQGADCRLCRVEKNKLYFKGAKCLTDKCPLERRAYAPGQHGRSRKRVLGYAIQLREKQKLKRYYGMSEEQFRFFFERAERQKGVTGENLLSMLERRLDNVVYLCGFSLSRGHARQLIGHGHFRLNDHKADIPSALVKPGDVIAFRPRSAKSEDVQAVVASNRSKTLPGWLQVDWENLKGRVLALPTRADVTLPVEEHLVVELYSK; the protein is encoded by the coding sequence ATGGCGAAGTATCAAGGAGCCGATTGCCGGCTCTGCCGGGTCGAGAAGAACAAGCTCTATTTCAAGGGCGCCAAGTGCCTGACCGACAAGTGCCCGCTGGAACGGCGCGCCTACGCGCCGGGCCAGCACGGGCGCTCGCGCAAGCGCGTGCTGGGCTACGCCATCCAGCTCCGGGAGAAGCAGAAGCTGAAAAGGTACTACGGCATGTCCGAGGAGCAGTTCCGCTTCTTCTTCGAGCGGGCCGAGCGGCAGAAGGGCGTCACCGGCGAGAACCTCCTGTCCATGCTCGAGCGGCGCCTCGACAACGTCGTCTACCTGTGCGGCTTTTCCCTGTCGCGCGGCCACGCCCGCCAGCTCATCGGGCACGGCCACTTCCGTCTTAACGACCACAAGGCCGATATCCCCTCCGCCCTGGTCAAGCCGGGCGACGTTATCGCTTTCCGGCCCCGTTCGGCCAAGAGCGAGGACGTCCAGGCCGTCGTGGCCTCGAACCGGTCCAAGACCCTGCCGGGCTGGCTGCAGGTCGATTGGGAGAACCTGAAGGGCCGGGTCCTGGCGCTGCCGACGCGCGCCGACGTCACCCTGCCTGTCGAGGAGCACCTGGTCGTCGAGTTGTACTCCAAGTAA
- a CDS encoding DNA-directed RNA polymerase subunit alpha, with protein sequence MTETNFQRPKFLECDYETLTPQYGKFMAQPFERGYGVTVGNALRRILLSSITGAAVTSVRIHGVLHEFSTIPGVVEDVTDIILNLKSIPLKLRGDEPRRMSIKKAGPATVTAADIQHDADIEILDQAIAVASVDVDGTLDAEMVVKNGRGYIPADQNFDEEQSLDYIPLDSSHSPVLKVNYKVEPARVGKRIDYESLTLEIWTTGAIRPMDALSQAAKLMRDHLGIFLNVVDEPLEREPAASKKEIPYLGQADVLAKTIDHLELSVRSNNCLRSAGIERIYELVQKTEDELLKTKNFGRKSLAEIKETLANLNLGLNIELHPRLIERIQAEIKAGAPEKETEA encoded by the coding sequence ATGACAGAGACGAATTTCCAGAGACCCAAGTTCCTCGAGTGCGATTACGAGACCCTGACTCCCCAGTACGGGAAGTTCATGGCCCAGCCCTTCGAGCGCGGCTACGGCGTCACCGTGGGCAACGCCCTGCGGCGCATCCTGCTGTCCTCGATCACCGGGGCGGCCGTAACCTCGGTGCGGATCCACGGCGTCCTGCACGAGTTCTCGACCATCCCCGGGGTCGTCGAGGACGTCACCGACATCATCCTCAATCTCAAGTCCATTCCCCTGAAGCTCCGGGGCGACGAGCCGCGGCGGATGAGCATCAAGAAGGCCGGCCCGGCCACGGTCACCGCGGCCGACATCCAGCACGACGCCGACATCGAGATCCTGGACCAGGCGATCGCCGTCGCCTCCGTCGATGTCGACGGGACGCTCGACGCGGAGATGGTGGTCAAGAACGGCCGCGGCTACATCCCGGCCGACCAGAACTTCGACGAGGAACAGAGCCTCGACTACATCCCGCTCGACTCCTCGCACTCGCCCGTCCTCAAGGTCAACTACAAGGTCGAGCCGGCCCGCGTCGGCAAGCGCATCGACTACGAGAGCCTGACCCTGGAGATCTGGACGACCGGGGCCATCCGGCCCATGGACGCCCTGTCCCAGGCGGCCAAGCTCATGCGCGACCACCTCGGCATCTTCCTCAACGTCGTCGACGAGCCGCTCGAGCGCGAGCCGGCCGCCTCGAAGAAGGAGATCCCGTACCTGGGCCAGGCCGACGTCCTGGCCAAGACCATCGATCACCTGGAGCTCTCGGTCCGCTCCAACAACTGCCTCCGCTCGGCCGGCATCGAGCGGATCTACGAGCTCGTGCAGAAGACCGAGGACGAGCTCCTCAAGACCAAGAACTTCGGCCGCAAGTCCCTTGCCGAGATCAAGGAGACGCTGGCCAATCTGAACCTCGGGCTGAACATCGAGCTCCACCCTCGTCTCATCGAGCGGATCCAGGCGGAGATCAAGGCCGGCGCGCCCGAGAAGGAGACTGAGGCATGA
- the rplQ gene encoding 50S ribosomal protein L17, translating into MRHQVKKGMLGRNTAHRRALLRNLVTSFLERERVRTTLAKAREVRPIAEKMVTLGKRGTLHARRQALAYMTKETAVKKLFDEIGPRFKERPGGYTRIVKLDRRAGDGAAMALIELVDAEFKAKTKKKKKEAKKPAAK; encoded by the coding sequence ATGAGGCACCAGGTCAAAAAAGGAATGCTCGGGCGCAATACCGCCCATCGCCGGGCGCTGCTGCGCAACCTCGTGACGTCCTTCCTCGAGCGGGAGCGGGTCCGGACGACCCTGGCCAAGGCCCGGGAGGTCCGGCCCATCGCCGAGAAGATGGTCACCCTGGGCAAGCGGGGCACCCTGCACGCCCGGCGCCAGGCCCTGGCGTACATGACCAAGGAGACCGCGGTCAAGAAGCTCTTCGACGAGATCGGCCCGCGCTTCAAGGAGCGTCCGGGCGGCTACACCCGGATCGTCAAGCTCGACCGCCGGGCCGGCGACGGCGCGGCCATGGCCCTGATCGAGCTGGTGGACGCGGAGTTCAAGGCCAAGACCAAGAAGAAGAAGAAGGAGGCCAAGAAGCCGGCGGCCAAGTAG
- a CDS encoding NlpC/P60 family protein, with the protein MAKTLIAAILIALSPVLACAGQTQPQTAKPADLRPELAAGPTAAVVIRSVENMFSGPTDTVDVVSQALLGDNVKIVKREKNAAGEDWVRIETPDAYPGWVPASSLRFLKPGEKPYASSGRVFVVLGLLANTYREADVTAHKPVRTAPLSSVLEVAGEKNDRWLEVLLPDGVRAWIQKGDGEIHEAPWTWPRRPAADMVALAKRLLGVPYTWGGTSPLGLDCSGLAQLVYKMNGVPILRDADIQMTESGLREVPKGQEQAGDLIFFGQALNKIGHVGMMIDREYFINATVHETPCVRIDRLADAYWTKIYQAARRPAEAPAK; encoded by the coding sequence ATGGCCAAGACGCTGATCGCCGCGATCCTGATCGCCCTGTCCCCCGTGCTGGCTTGCGCCGGCCAAACCCAGCCGCAGACCGCGAAGCCGGCCGATCTCCGCCCGGAGCTCGCGGCCGGGCCGACGGCGGCCGTGGTGATCCGCTCGGTCGAGAACATGTTCAGCGGCCCCACGGATACGGTCGACGTCGTCAGCCAGGCCCTGCTCGGCGACAACGTCAAGATCGTCAAGAGAGAGAAGAACGCCGCCGGGGAAGACTGGGTCCGGATCGAGACGCCGGATGCCTACCCGGGCTGGGTCCCGGCTTCCTCCCTGCGCTTCCTGAAGCCGGGCGAGAAGCCCTACGCTTCGTCGGGCCGGGTCTTCGTCGTGCTGGGGCTGCTGGCCAACACCTACCGGGAAGCGGACGTCACGGCCCACAAGCCGGTGCGAACGGCGCCCCTGAGCTCGGTCCTCGAGGTCGCCGGCGAGAAGAACGACCGCTGGCTCGAGGTCCTGCTGCCGGACGGCGTCCGGGCCTGGATCCAGAAGGGAGACGGGGAGATCCATGAGGCCCCCTGGACCTGGCCCCGCCGGCCCGCGGCCGACATGGTCGCCCTGGCCAAGCGCCTCCTCGGCGTGCCCTACACCTGGGGCGGGACCTCCCCGCTCGGGCTCGACTGCTCGGGCCTGGCCCAGCTCGTCTACAAGATGAACGGCGTGCCGATCCTCCGCGACGCCGACATCCAGATGACCGAGAGCGGCCTGCGGGAGGTGCCCAAGGGCCAGGAGCAGGCCGGCGACCTGATCTTCTTCGGCCAGGCCCTGAACAAGATCGGCCACGTGGGCATGATGATCGACCGCGAGTACTTCATCAACGCGACGGTCCACGAGACGCCCTGCGTCCGCATTGACCGCCTGGCCGACGCCTACTGGACAAAGATCTACCAGGCCGCGCGGCGTCCGGCCGAAGCGCCCGCCAAGTGA
- a CDS encoding dipeptide epimerase: protein MKRKEFLGLAGAAAAGSLVSIRPALAQALTGGGGRTKLSIKIMDLKLQYAWGLSRGTWTTRRNAFVRIERDGLAGLGEAAPIARYNETAEGAAAFFEKARPVLERDLWEYAVRWNDLEALAPAEHAAKAALDMALLDWVGKKLGVPVWKLLGLDKGGALKTTYSIGIDEVPVMQEKIRAYPDFGVYKIKVGTKDDRKIIEGIRAVTSKPLRVDANEGWKTKEEALENINWMAGLGIEYVEQPMPAGMLGDYAWLKERSKLPLYADESLMKASDIPRIAPYFDGLNIKLMKCGGIQEAVRMAAMARALGLKLMIGCMVETSLAISAAAAITPLFDHADLDGNLLSATDPFKGVRTVKDQLVLNDKPGLGVEGSVW from the coding sequence ATGAAGCGCAAGGAATTCCTGGGACTCGCCGGCGCCGCCGCGGCCGGGTCGCTCGTTTCCATCCGGCCGGCCCTGGCCCAGGCCCTGACCGGCGGCGGCGGCAGGACGAAGCTTTCGATCAAGATCATGGACCTCAAGCTCCAGTACGCCTGGGGCCTGTCGCGGGGGACCTGGACGACCCGCCGGAACGCCTTCGTCAGGATCGAGCGGGACGGCCTGGCCGGGCTGGGTGAAGCCGCCCCCATCGCCCGCTATAACGAGACGGCCGAAGGCGCCGCGGCCTTCTTCGAAAAAGCCCGCCCCGTCCTCGAGCGCGACCTCTGGGAATACGCCGTCCGCTGGAACGATCTCGAGGCCCTGGCCCCGGCCGAGCACGCGGCCAAGGCGGCCCTGGACATGGCCCTGCTCGACTGGGTCGGGAAGAAGCTGGGCGTGCCGGTCTGGAAGCTCCTCGGCCTCGACAAGGGCGGCGCCCTGAAGACGACCTATTCCATCGGCATCGACGAGGTCCCGGTCATGCAGGAGAAGATCCGCGCCTACCCGGACTTCGGCGTCTACAAGATCAAGGTCGGCACGAAGGACGACCGCAAGATCATCGAGGGCATCCGGGCCGTGACCTCGAAGCCCCTCCGTGTCGACGCCAACGAAGGCTGGAAAACCAAGGAAGAGGCCCTCGAGAACATCAACTGGATGGCCGGCCTGGGGATCGAATACGTCGAGCAGCCGATGCCCGCCGGCATGCTCGGGGACTACGCCTGGCTCAAGGAGCGCTCCAAGCTCCCCCTCTACGCGGACGAGAGCCTGATGAAGGCCTCGGACATCCCGCGCATCGCCCCGTACTTCGACGGCCTCAACATCAAGCTGATGAAGTGCGGCGGGATCCAGGAAGCCGTGCGCATGGCGGCCATGGCCCGGGCCCTGGGCCTGAAGCTGATGATCGGCTGCATGGTCGAGACGTCGCTGGCCATCTCGGCCGCCGCGGCCATAACGCCGCTCTTCGACCACGCCGACCTCGACGGCAACCTGCTCTCGGCGACGGATCCGTTCAAGGGCGTCAGGACGGTCAAGGACCAGCTGGTCCTCAACGACAAGCCCGGGCTGGGGGTCGAAGGCAGCGTCTGGTAA
- a CDS encoding LysM peptidoglycan-binding domain-containing protein, which produces MKQQRNLPLAWAAFPLILLLLAACSPAPKPAATAPKPVSKPAAAPPADVQAPAPQPEKPAVEAEPAPKPARDEDKEAVQAAKPDIDEKDPSVLLEAAYATVEEAQAAIDREDMDGALVKLDEAYGYLLRMSVPADSPLLQEKHDLRLLIAQRIQKLSAARTTLAHSVNGSIPLVENQWVLREIKSFQTVERNAFLDSYKRSGQYRDMILEELRKERLPEQLSWIPLIESAFRPRALSRARALGMWQFIRSTGFRYGLKQDKYIDERMDPVKATRAAIQYMVELHDMFGDWMSAIAAYNCGEAQVQRVMRAQKVEYFDSFWDIFANLPFETARHVPRFIATLLIVGDPAKYGFDLPTPDPPLPFETVKVDAAVKLATLSQNLALDPALLVSLNSELRHDSTPNYSYGLRVPAGYGEKCLACIATLPQYIPPDVVTDRHTVRPGDTLGAIARRYRTSVNAIMSLNGLRSNLIRVGQVLRVPSRGGVETPAAAGAATAAAEGEKVNYTVRGGDTLFQIAQSFKTTVDKIKAENGLASDILYVGQKLVVTAGKTT; this is translated from the coding sequence ATGAAGCAACAACGCAATTTACCCCTGGCCTGGGCCGCTTTTCCCCTGATCCTGCTCCTGCTGGCGGCCTGTTCTCCCGCCCCCAAGCCCGCCGCGACGGCCCCCAAGCCGGTTTCGAAGCCGGCCGCGGCCCCGCCGGCCGACGTCCAGGCCCCGGCGCCCCAGCCCGAGAAGCCCGCCGTCGAGGCCGAGCCGGCTCCCAAGCCGGCCCGGGACGAGGACAAGGAAGCCGTCCAGGCCGCGAAACCCGATATCGACGAGAAAGACCCGTCGGTCCTGCTCGAGGCGGCCTATGCCACGGTCGAGGAAGCCCAGGCGGCCATCGACCGGGAGGACATGGACGGCGCCCTGGTCAAGCTCGACGAGGCCTACGGCTACCTCCTGAGGATGTCCGTCCCGGCCGACTCGCCCCTCCTCCAGGAGAAGCATGACCTCCGTCTCCTGATCGCCCAGCGCATCCAGAAGCTCTCGGCGGCCCGGACGACCCTGGCCCATTCGGTCAATGGCTCCATCCCCCTGGTCGAGAACCAGTGGGTCCTCCGGGAGATCAAGTCCTTCCAGACGGTCGAGCGCAACGCCTTCCTCGACTCCTACAAGCGCTCCGGGCAGTACCGGGACATGATCCTCGAGGAGCTGCGCAAGGAGCGCCTGCCCGAGCAGCTGTCCTGGATCCCGCTCATCGAGAGCGCCTTCCGGCCGCGGGCCCTGTCCCGGGCCCGGGCCCTGGGCATGTGGCAGTTCATCCGCTCGACGGGCTTCCGCTACGGCCTCAAGCAGGACAAGTACATCGACGAGCGCATGGACCCGGTCAAGGCCACGCGGGCGGCCATCCAGTACATGGTCGAGCTCCACGACATGTTCGGCGACTGGATGTCGGCCATCGCCGCCTACAACTGCGGCGAGGCCCAGGTCCAGCGGGTCATGCGGGCCCAGAAGGTCGAGTACTTCGACAGCTTCTGGGACATCTTCGCCAACCTGCCCTTCGAGACGGCCCGGCACGTGCCCCGCTTCATCGCCACCCTGCTGATCGTCGGCGACCCGGCCAAGTACGGCTTCGACCTGCCGACGCCCGACCCGCCCCTCCCCTTCGAAACCGTCAAGGTGGACGCCGCCGTCAAGCTGGCGACGCTGTCCCAGAACCTGGCGCTCGATCCCGCGCTACTGGTCTCCCTCAACTCGGAGCTGCGCCACGACTCGACCCCGAATTACTCCTACGGCCTCCGCGTCCCGGCGGGCTACGGCGAGAAATGCCTGGCCTGCATCGCCACGCTCCCCCAGTACATCCCCCCCGATGTCGTCACCGACCGGCACACGGTACGCCCGGGCGACACGCTGGGAGCGATCGCCCGGCGCTACCGGACCTCGGTTAACGCCATCATGAGCCTGAACGGCCTGAGGTCGAACCTCATCCGGGTCGGCCAGGTCCTCCGGGTGCCCTCCCGGGGCGGCGTGGAAACCCCGGCCGCTGCGGGCGCGGCGACGGCGGCGGCCGAGGGCGAAAAGGTCAACTACACGGTGCGCGGCGGCGATACCCTGTTCCAGATCGCCCAGTCCTTCAAGACGACGGTGGACAAGATCAAGGCCGAGAACGGCCTGGCCTCGGATATCCTCTACGTGGGCCAGAAGCTCGTCGTCACCGCCGGCAAGACGACCTGA
- the galE gene encoding UDP-glucose 4-epimerase GalE — MTVLVAGGAGYIGSHAVRELVRNGFDVLVLDNLSSGRPELVGAAPLIKADLLDREALRRVFRDHEIGAVLHFASLIQVGESWVNPRKYYTHNLTTSLNLFDAMLEAGTRALIFSSTAAVYGEPETTPIPESHPTRPANPYGRAKLMVEDILRDYERAHGLRSIALRYFNAAGAALDGTAGECHSPETHLVPNVLLSLLGKAPRLKVFGGDFPTPDGTAVRDYIHVTDLADAHVLALKSLLAGGPGDVINLGTEAGHSVLEVIRTAEKVTGRPVPYDVAPRRQGDVAVLLASKAKAGRVLGWTPRLSSLETIVGSAWNWHRKAA; from the coding sequence ATGACCGTACTCGTCGCCGGCGGGGCCGGCTATATCGGTTCGCACGCCGTCAGGGAGCTCGTCCGGAACGGCTTCGACGTCCTCGTCCTGGACAACCTCTCGAGCGGCCGGCCGGAGCTTGTCGGGGCGGCGCCCTTGATCAAGGCCGACCTCCTCGACCGCGAGGCCCTGCGTCGGGTCTTCCGCGACCATGAGATCGGGGCGGTGCTCCATTTCGCTTCGCTCATCCAGGTCGGTGAATCCTGGGTCAACCCCAGGAAATACTACACCCACAACCTGACTACCAGCCTGAATCTGTTCGACGCCATGCTCGAGGCCGGGACCAGGGCCCTCATCTTCTCGTCGACGGCCGCCGTCTACGGCGAGCCCGAGACCACACCCATCCCCGAGAGCCACCCGACGCGGCCGGCCAACCCCTACGGCCGGGCCAAGCTCATGGTCGAGGACATCCTCCGGGATTATGAGCGGGCCCACGGCCTGCGCTCGATCGCGCTTCGCTATTTCAACGCCGCCGGGGCGGCCCTCGACGGGACGGCGGGCGAATGCCATTCCCCCGAGACCCACCTCGTGCCTAACGTCCTGCTCAGCCTCCTGGGCAAGGCGCCCCGCCTGAAGGTTTTCGGCGGCGATTTCCCGACGCCCGACGGGACGGCCGTCCGGGACTATATCCACGTCACCGACCTGGCCGACGCCCATGTCCTGGCCCTGAAGTCGCTCCTGGCCGGCGGGCCCGGCGACGTCATCAACCTGGGCACCGAGGCGGGCCATTCCGTTCTCGAGGTCATCCGGACGGCCGAAAAGGTGACCGGCCGCCCGGTCCCCTATGATGTCGCGCCACGGCGCCAGGGGGACGTGGCCGTGCTCCTGGCCTCCAAGGCCAAGGCCGGGCGGGTCCTGGGCTGGACCCCGCGCCTGTCCTCCCTCGAGACGATCGTCGGATCGGCCTGGAACTGGCACCGCAAAGCAGCCTGA
- a CDS encoding HD domain-containing protein produces the protein MTKLKFDFPDRALFVRLFGGDVYAVGGFVRDLILGRPSPEVDLLVARRPLETIIARLGKHGRVDLVGRSFGIIKFTRQGRTYDVALPRVDRAAASGARGHKDIVVAADPGLPVEKDLERRDFRTNSMALRLRDGSLIDPFEGRKDTLARRIRLTNPAAFPDDPLRVVRVARFASVLGFKVDPSIYPAARAVNLAGLSVERVNDEMFKLLLGSPRPSVGLEEMFRLGVLEQWFPELQALTLAIQDSVFHPERDDYGHHTVWAHIKLTVDQAAALGRLRGLPTPKRLALLLAALYHDLGKATTTRWEFKRGRMALTSAGHDIQSERAARRVLLRFKVQTWNGYPIGRMVPLLIRVHHRAGELWNGREEVTRKAFNRLAADVQGEIDLVVLLDAADRAGRGARLLRGLDRQARWLFKKFDELRVNRETIRPLVMGRDLIALGVQPGPAMGRLLKKLYRAQLDNAFDTKAAGLARARRLLERKAP, from the coding sequence ATGACCAAGCTGAAGTTCGACTTCCCCGACCGGGCTCTCTTCGTCCGGCTCTTCGGCGGCGACGTCTACGCCGTCGGCGGCTTCGTCCGCGACCTCATCCTCGGCCGGCCCTCGCCGGAGGTCGATCTCCTGGTCGCCAGGCGGCCGCTCGAGACGATCATCGCCCGCCTCGGGAAGCACGGCCGGGTCGACTTGGTCGGCCGGAGCTTCGGCATCATCAAGTTCACCCGCCAGGGCCGGACCTATGACGTCGCGCTGCCCCGAGTCGACCGGGCGGCGGCGTCCGGCGCCCGGGGCCACAAGGACATCGTCGTCGCCGCCGACCCCGGCCTGCCCGTCGAGAAGGATCTCGAGCGCCGCGATTTCCGGACGAACAGCATGGCCCTGCGCCTCAGGGACGGGAGCCTTATCGACCCCTTCGAGGGCCGCAAGGACACGCTGGCCCGGCGCATCCGCCTGACCAACCCGGCCGCATTCCCCGACGACCCGCTGCGCGTCGTCCGGGTGGCCCGTTTCGCCTCGGTCCTGGGCTTCAAGGTCGATCCCTCGATCTACCCGGCCGCCCGGGCCGTGAACCTGGCCGGGCTGAGCGTCGAGCGGGTCAACGACGAGATGTTCAAGCTGCTCCTCGGATCGCCGCGGCCGTCCGTCGGCCTCGAGGAGATGTTCCGTCTCGGCGTTCTCGAGCAGTGGTTCCCCGAGCTCCAGGCCCTGACCCTGGCCATCCAGGATTCGGTCTTCCACCCCGAGCGGGACGACTACGGCCACCACACGGTCTGGGCCCACATCAAGCTCACCGTCGACCAGGCCGCCGCCCTGGGGCGCCTGCGCGGGCTCCCGACGCCCAAGCGCCTGGCCCTTCTGCTGGCCGCCCTCTATCACGACCTGGGCAAGGCCACGACGACCCGCTGGGAATTCAAGCGCGGCCGCATGGCCCTGACTTCGGCCGGCCACGACATCCAGAGCGAGCGGGCGGCCCGCCGGGTCCTGCTCCGGTTCAAGGTCCAGACCTGGAACGGCTATCCCATCGGCCGCATGGTCCCCCTGCTCATCCGCGTCCATCACCGGGCCGGCGAGCTGTGGAACGGCCGCGAGGAGGTCACCAGGAAGGCCTTCAACCGGCTGGCCGCCGACGTCCAGGGCGAGATCGACCTCGTCGTTCTCCTCGACGCCGCCGACCGGGCCGGCCGGGGCGCCCGCCTCCTCCGGGGGCTCGACCGGCAGGCCCGCTGGCTGTTCAAGAAGTTCGACGAGCTCCGGGTCAACCGGGAGACGATCAGGCCCCTGGTCATGGGCCGGGACCTGATCGCCCTCGGGGTCCAGCCCGGGCCGGCGATGGGCCGCCTGCTCAAGAAGCTCTACCGGGCCCAGCTCGACAACGCGTTCGACACCAAGGCGGCCGGCCTGGCCAGGGCGCGCCGCCTCCTCGAAAGGAAGGCGCCATGA
- a CDS encoding C1 family peptidase — translation MNMRRLAVLILVMALAAGLTISCGKKAGSPASAGPGPKHDQAVYIKEGPASAEASFLAADLTGFAHPTDLNAFTKLFHLPPVPQGNTGTCWAFAATSLLESELRRKGQAEVKLSEMHTVYWEYVEKARRFIREKGKSFLGQGSEPNSALARIKQYGLVRETDYPGLPGGKTAHDHGPLFREFRDFLNGLAAGDRWDEAAAVAGVRAILDKHLGRPPARIDVDGRSLTPLEYLAALGLRPDDYVSFISFMYLPFYAKGEYRVPDNWWHSRDYLNLPLYEFSLALLRSLRRGYSATLAVDFSEPGYLGRDNLAMVPSFDIPSQYIDQSSRECRFTSGASTDDHAVHCVGYIEEARGNWYLIKDSWENAWWGNVKGYFFYQADYIRLKCLMFMVHKDAVREMLEKFPSAQ, via the coding sequence ATGAATATGCGCAGACTGGCGGTGCTTATCCTGGTCATGGCCCTGGCCGCGGGACTGACGATATCCTGCGGCAAGAAGGCCGGGTCCCCTGCGTCCGCGGGCCCCGGGCCCAAGCACGACCAGGCGGTCTACATCAAAGAGGGCCCGGCGAGCGCCGAAGCCTCGTTCCTGGCCGCCGACCTGACCGGCTTCGCCCATCCGACCGACCTCAACGCCTTCACCAAGCTCTTCCACCTGCCGCCCGTCCCACAGGGCAACACGGGGACCTGCTGGGCCTTCGCGGCCACCTCGCTCCTCGAATCCGAGCTGCGGCGCAAGGGCCAGGCCGAGGTCAAGCTGTCCGAGATGCACACGGTCTACTGGGAATACGTCGAAAAGGCCCGCCGCTTCATCCGGGAGAAGGGCAAGTCTTTCCTCGGCCAGGGCTCCGAGCCCAATTCGGCGCTGGCCCGGATCAAGCAGTACGGCCTGGTCCGCGAGACCGATTATCCTGGCCTGCCCGGCGGCAAGACCGCCCACGATCACGGCCCCCTCTTCCGCGAGTTCCGCGACTTCCTCAACGGCCTGGCCGCCGGGGACCGATGGGACGAAGCGGCCGCCGTCGCCGGCGTTCGGGCCATCCTGGACAAGCACCTGGGGCGCCCGCCCGCCCGCATCGACGTCGACGGCCGGTCACTCACGCCGCTCGAATACCTGGCCGCGCTCGGCCTCAGGCCGGACGACTACGTCTCGTTCATCAGCTTCATGTATCTGCCCTTCTACGCCAAGGGAGAATACCGGGTCCCCGACAACTGGTGGCATTCCAGGGACTACCTGAACCTGCCCCTCTACGAGTTCTCGCTGGCCCTGCTCCGGTCCCTGCGGCGGGGCTACTCCGCCACCCTGGCCGTCGATTTCTCCGAGCCCGGCTACCTGGGCCGGGACAACCTGGCCATGGTGCCCAGCTTCGACATCCCGTCCCAGTACATCGACCAGTCCAGCCGCGAGTGCCGCTTCACGAGCGGCGCCTCGACCGACGACCACGCCGTCCACTGCGTCGGCTACATCGAAGAGGCCAGGGGCAACTGGTACCTGATCAAGGATTCCTGGGAGAACGCCTGGTGGGGGAACGTCAAGGGCTACTTCTTCTATCAGGCCGACTACATCCGCCTCAAGTGCCTGATGTTCATGGTCCACAAGGACGCGGTCAGGGAGATGCTGGAGAAGTTCCCGTCCGCCCAATGA